DNA from Mesorhizobium sp. DCY119:
CTGAGCGGCGGCGATGGTTTCGACACCGCCGACTATGTTCGCTCCGGGGCGGCCATCACGGTCGATCTCGTGGCCGGCACCGCGATGGCTGCCGGTGGCACCACGCATGACCGGCTGGCCGGCATCGAGGCGGTCGAAGGCTCCTTCTACAACGACGAACTCTCGGGAAATGACGGCTACAACCTGCTGCGTGGCAATGGCGGCAACGACGTGATCCACGGTCTCGGTGGCGCCGACGTTCTCGACGGCGGCTTCGGCGACGATCAACTGTGGGGCGGCGACGGCGAAGACACGCTGACCGGAGGCGCTGGCAACGACAGTCTCTTCGGCGAAGCCGGCAACGATACGCTGAAGGGTGGCGACGGCAACGACGAGCTCTATGGCGGGGCCGGAAACGATAGTCTCGAGGGTGGCCTCGGCGGCGACCGGCTTGACGGCGGCGCCGGCATCGACACGGCGACGTACGGCTATTCCAACATCGGCGTGTCGGTGTCTCTCTGGGCCGGACGCGCAGATGACGGCGACGGTCCTGACGACGCTTTGCTCAACATCGAGAATGTCGACGGATCGGCTTCGGGCGACTCGCTGTCGGGAGACCAGAAAGCCAATATCCTCAAAGGCCTTGGCGGCAATGACTGGCTCGTCGGCGACCTCGGCAACGACACGCTCGACGGCGGCAGCGGCCGCGACAAGCTTTACGGCGACAGCGGCAATGACATCCTCGATGGCGGCGCCGAGGGCGACAAGCTGTATGGAGGGTCGGGCAACGACACCTATGTCATCGACAGCATCGATGACCGCGTCGACGAAAGTGTTGCCGATTCGCAGGGAGTCGCTTCCGGCGGCATCGACACGGTAAGATCGGGCTATTCGGTATCGCTCTCCAACGCCACGATCTTCAAGGGCGACATCGAGAACCTGACGTTGACCGGCACGGGCAATTTGAACGGCAGCGGCAACGGCCTTGCCAACATCCTGACCGGCAACACCGGGATCAACACGCTTGCTGGCGGCGCGGGCGACGACACCCTGGCAGGCGGGTTCGGCAACGACACGCTGATCGGAGGAGACGGCAGCGACACCTTCCTGTTCAACGCAGCGCTCAATGCCGTCAGCAATGTCGACACCATCACTGACTTTTCGGTGCTCGACGACACGATCAACCTTGAGAATGCGATCTTCACGGCATTTACCACGCTCGGCGCATTGGTCGCAGACGCCTTCCACATCGGCTCGGCCGCGCAAGATGCCGACGACCGCATCATCTACGATCCAACCACCGGTGCCCTGACCTACGATTCAAACGGCAATGCCGGCGGCGGAGCGGTCCAGTTTGCAACGCTCGGCGCCGGCCTTGCGCCGACCAACGCGGATTTCTTCGTGGTGTAGAAATCAGAAACGGCCTGGGATCGGAAGCTGTGGCAAGCGCGATGGCACAGCCCGATCCCGACCGAATTGTGCGCTGCGTGCAAGACATCTGGTGGATTCATGCCCCGAGTTCCCGCTCCGAACAGATTGGGACAATCGGACGCGGGCCATCTTCAAATGTCGGATCAATTCTTGTCTATCCTGTTACCGAAGCACGCTTGATTCCCGGTTTCGGCGCACTTGTTGAAGACGAGCAGCCCGCAATGCAGCCATGTTTTCAATTACATGACAACAATGTGGACCTGCGGCCTGAAAACACTTTGACCGCCGTCGGAACCATGGCGAGACGCCCTGCCAGGCCGGGCCGACGACCAACGACAAGCTGGTCGCCGTCCTCACCTCGCCTCTATTGGCCCGATAGAAAACGCCTGAAATCAAGCGTGATCGCGCGCCTATTGCAGTGCAGCATAGCGGCAATTAAATTGCTGCAGCGCGATCAGCGACGTGATCGGCAAGCACCGTCAGCTGAGTGCACGAGTACCCGACGCGCGGATTGCCGCCGCGTTCAATCCTGATTGGAGTACGGTTTGATACCGGCGGACATCGCTTTCACGACTGTCGATCTGAAGAGGATCAATCGATTTAAGATCGGATTCGCGGTGCGCGCAACCAGGACCACCATCGCCATATGACGAGCATCACCGGCCGGCTAATCAAGGGAAGCATGTGGCTGAGCCTGTCCCGCGCGATCGTGAACGGGCTGGCGACGCTGAGCACTTTCGTGCTCGCATGGAACCTGACGCCTTCCGATTTCGGCGTCGTCGCGCTGGGCACGACGATGCTGCTGATCGTCAGCACCGTCACCGAACTATCGCTGACCGAAGCGCTCATTCGCCACAAGGCTCCCGACGAATCGCATTTCAGTG
Protein-coding regions in this window:
- a CDS encoding calcium-binding protein, encoding MAYIPGTDNDDTLYGTNDPDQILGFGGNDLLVGLNGNDVIQGGNGDDRLEGGEGDDDLWGDAGVDTLVGGAGQDRLIGDADGDKLSGGDGFDTADYVRSGAAITVDLVAGTAMAAGGTTHDRLAGIEAVEGSFYNDELSGNDGYNLLRGNGGNDVIHGLGGADVLDGGFGDDQLWGGDGEDTLTGGAGNDSLFGEAGNDTLKGGDGNDELYGGAGNDSLEGGLGGDRLDGGAGIDTATYGYSNIGVSVSLWAGRADDGDGPDDALLNIENVDGSASGDSLSGDQKANILKGLGGNDWLVGDLGNDTLDGGSGRDKLYGDSGNDILDGGAEGDKLYGGSGNDTYVIDSIDDRVDESVADSQGVASGGIDTVRSGYSVSLSNATIFKGDIENLTLTGTGNLNGSGNGLANILTGNTGINTLAGGAGDDTLAGGFGNDTLIGGDGSDTFLFNAALNAVSNVDTITDFSVLDDTINLENAIFTAFTTLGALVADAFHIGSAAQDADDRIIYDPTTGALTYDSNGNAGGGAVQFATLGAGLAPTNADFFVV